A genome region from Thermodesulfobacteriota bacterium includes the following:
- a CDS encoding 2-hydroxyacyl-CoA dehydratase family protein produces MYTDFLKLCGYEDTELKKQMPRIEKAFDKLGIGKEDISRAVNRVQKSFDVELKGVRKLLRVWMEELVSLPLCREEYKKVIYYDWPFPGTMMMAVHRLSPDVYVGSIGEIMNVGMGMIFDKLSPLLEAGEQTGLGVGSAHCALWQTHIGAIEMGIIPKPDLMVSSGWYCDQPAEADQLLAELYDIPTVYMDGILDSQWGGWPDISERLIRYAGGQMEKVFKKIEDVTGSTFTEDVRKAGVRDNAKFYYNYNTLVEMVGKSDPQAISQADVNLGYWISNTPIRMRDEAIDAITTLIGETKERIDRGEGVVEKGAPRIYFGLRMAVDAAILKMVESLGLAMSVVFVDWLTPLERTKAKSTEYSQKIIEGFFKRGCLYSAQGQIDYITEYCKEWKVDGAILCYPYSCRPYTIPPLMNKKALKERLGIPVLVLEGDAYDTRNYSAGQLRTRVETFAELLKMRKA; encoded by the coding sequence ATGTATACAGATTTTTTGAAATTATGTGGGTATGAGGATACAGAACTGAAGAAGCAAATGCCCAGGATAGAAAAGGCATTTGATAAACTTGGGATCGGCAAGGAAGATATAAGCCGGGCTGTGAACAGAGTACAAAAGAGTTTTGATGTAGAACTCAAGGGCGTACGTAAACTGCTGCGCGTGTGGATGGAGGAGCTTGTGTCTTTGCCCTTGTGTCGGGAGGAATACAAGAAGGTTATTTATTACGACTGGCCCTTTCCGGGTACCATGATGATGGCAGTCCACAGGCTGTCACCAGACGTCTATGTGGGGTCTATAGGAGAGATCATGAACGTGGGTATGGGCATGATCTTTGACAAGCTCAGTCCACTTCTTGAGGCAGGTGAACAAACAGGGCTGGGGGTAGGGTCTGCTCACTGTGCCCTCTGGCAGACACACATAGGGGCTATTGAAATGGGGATAATACCCAAACCCGATCTGATGGTCTCATCTGGTTGGTACTGCGATCAGCCTGCGGAGGCAGACCAGCTCCTGGCAGAACTCTATGATATTCCTACTGTTTATATGGACGGAATTCTTGACAGCCAGTGGGGAGGATGGCCTGACATCAGTGAGAGGCTGATCCGATATGCTGGCGGACAGATGGAGAAGGTCTTTAAGAAGATCGAGGACGTAACGGGCTCCACATTTACAGAAGACGTACGTAAAGCCGGTGTAAGAGACAACGCAAAGTTCTATTATAACTATAACACGCTGGTTGAGATGGTAGGGAAAAGTGATCCCCAGGCCATCAGTCAGGCGGATGTGAATCTGGGATATTGGATCAGCAATACCCCTATAAGGATGAGGGACGAGGCAATTGATGCCATTACCACATTAATCGGAGAGACGAAGGAGCGGATAGACAGAGGTGAGGGTGTTGTTGAAAAGGGTGCACCTAGGATATATTTTGGCCTCCGTATGGCAGTTGATGCCGCTATACTCAAGATGGTGGAGAGTCTTGGGTTAGCGATGTCTGTTGTTTTTGTTGACTGGTTAACGCCTTTGGAGCGGACGAAGGCAAAATCAACAGAATACAGTCAAAAAATAATAGAAGGATTCTTTAAGCGTGGGTGCCTATATTCTGCTCAGGGACAGATAGACTACATTACAGAGTACTGCAAGGAATGGAAGGTAGATGGGGCAATCCTCTGTTACCCCTATTCATGTCGTCCGTATACGATACCTCCCTTGATGAACAAAAAGGCACTAAAGGAGAGGCTTGGCATTCCGGTATTGGTTCTGGAGGGTGATGCCTACGATACTCGAAATTACAGTGCCGGCCAGTTAAGAACCAGGGTTGAAACATTTGCTGAGCTGCTGAAGATGAGAAAGGCTTAA
- a CDS encoding acyl-CoA dehydratase activase encodes MVTKLYAGVDVGAATAKTVVFSEGKILGYKVIPTGHSVPLAANEVTKLALENAGIEINGGDFKDIFDHIISTGYGRNGVPFSNKAITEIMCHAKGAFFLLPKTRTIIDIGGQDSKTIGLEEDGNVSNFVMNDKCAAGTGRFLEVMAEVLGVELENLGEEAMKSKNPCTVSTTCTIFAESEMVSLRAEGRKREDLVSGIVRSVASRVSIMGRTVGFKDDVVFTGGVAKNVGVKEALKQETGKNIVVPSEPQIMGALGAAIFAFEARN; translated from the coding sequence GTGGTCACAAAGTTATATGCAGGGGTTGATGTTGGGGCTGCTACCGCCAAAACAGTCGTCTTCTCTGAAGGGAAAATCCTGGGATACAAGGTCATCCCCACAGGTCACAGCGTTCCTTTAGCAGCAAATGAAGTAACTAAACTGGCATTAGAGAATGCAGGAATAGAAATCAATGGTGGCGATTTTAAAGATATATTTGATCATATTATCTCCACCGGTTACGGTCGAAATGGGGTACCATTTTCAAACAAGGCCATAACCGAGATCATGTGCCACGCTAAAGGAGCTTTTTTCCTTCTTCCGAAAACCAGAACTATCATTGACATAGGTGGACAGGATAGTAAAACTATTGGTCTTGAAGAAGACGGAAATGTGTCGAATTTTGTCATGAATGACAAGTGCGCTGCTGGTACTGGCAGATTTCTCGAGGTTATGGCAGAGGTTCTCGGTGTAGAGTTAGAAAACTTGGGGGAAGAGGCCATGAAGAGTAAAAACCCATGTACGGTTAGTACTACCTGTACCATCTTCGCAGAATCCGAGATGGTTTCATTACGTGCTGAGGGTAGGAAGAGAGAAGACTTAGTATCGGGGATAGTTAGATCTGTCGCATCCCGGGTGTCGATAATGGGGAGAACCGTGGGTTTCAAAGATGACGTCGTATTTACCGGTGGGGTGGCTAAAAATGTGGGTGTCAAGGAGGCATTGAAGCAGGAAACCGGTAAAAACATCGTTGTACCTAGTGAACCCCAGATTATGGGGGCATTGGGAGCTGCTATATTTGCCTTTGAAGCGCGAAATTGA